The Nematostella vectensis chromosome 6, jaNemVect1.1, whole genome shotgun sequence region CTTATAGGTCACGTCACACACCTCGCAGTAGCCTGGAGAAGATAAAAAACCAAGATTATCCCATTAGAACAAAAGTCCTTTGGGAGTCACGCCCTTATAGGTCACGCCACACACGTCACAGTAGCCTGGAGAAGATAAAAATCCAAGATTATCCCACGAGAACAAAAGCCGTTTGGGAGTCACGCCCTTATAGGTCACGCCACACACGTCACAGTAGCCTGGAGAAGATAAAAACCCAAGATTTGCTTAAACTTCTTTGGATTCCGGCGAGCGATTTTTAAAGGGcttcaaaaaaaaagaaatgtcagCAACACGTTTGTAATCTGTTTTCACCaaatgaagaaaaacaaattctgagaagaaaaaaaataaccacctACAATAAAATTGTAcgtcttttttttagttcagtGAAGAAATATTGCATCAGTTTCCTGAAATAAACCGATGGGAATGGATAACTTCTCATCCGTTTTACTTTgataggatgacaaaatggcggctatCAGAGACACTTTAATGCGTTCATCGACACAATCCTTATGTGCCGCACAAACCTGCTTTTCCTGTAGATCTTGTCGCTTTGCGCGCTTGTTCCGCGCGTTGCCTTGGTGATCGCGTGACACATTTCCTTGCCTGGCGCGGCTCGGACGAGGAGGACTTGGCACGAGTCTTTGgtgctgtgacgtcatcgaatGGTCCGTACCCAGGGGGCGCGTCAAAATTAAGGCGTGGCCACGACTTCATCTCTTTAAACAAGGGGCGATAATTGCTGAATAGGAACAGGGTATATAATGAGTAACAGGGGAAAGAAAGATATAGAATAACCTTTACCCTTATATATTTAAATCTTACCGACTTTGGTCCTCAACTTTGATAAAAGCGCCCCGAAGTTTTCGGACCCTGTGACTCGCTTGCCTCTTGCCAGTCCCTGCGCGGCTGGTATTACTCTCTGCCCATTTCAGAAAGTCTTCGGCGGATATTACCTTTAGATCCCAGGCCCTTGCGGTGTTGATGACGTCAGTGCTACCCGTGGCGGGGTTTGCCCTGGCCTTCAGTACCATAGCTTGTGCACGTGACTAGAAAAtttgaatatatatttttttttctcagagaGGGTGTGGGAGTGATAAAGAGAGGAAACTGactttaagattttttttcagtattgGACGGACAGGTATTTTGGCTCCTACAAAAGTCTCAGATGCTATAAATTAGGTTATATTACGCTTGTGTCTCTTTGCGTCCCTATTTAGGTTTAAACCAACCTAGAATCATTCGCACTCTCGGAAACATGTTCTATTATGCTCCCTACGGAAAAGGAGTGTGGTGACTTGATAGCAGAGAGAGGGggatatttcaaaatatatagAAGTgggtttattagagagggtcTCAAAAGAGATGCAGGTCTTGATTGAGCTTTTACCGTATTTACTTGGTCGCAAGGACATAGTCAAAGAATTACCTTTGTTAAGAATCGCGTTACTTACCATGCCGGGTTTGTTCTTTAATCGAGGAGAGGTTCTACGCACGGCAGTTGGTTTGTCTGTGATCACTGCCGTCACATGTTTCCCCAGGAACTTCTCAGTGCTCTATGGTAAAATGGATCAGGCTCATGTCTCGACCAAAACACTGTCCCATAATTTGAAGGGACTATGTTAGCCGCcatttgtcatcctagcaaaataccaagtgcgaGAAAAAACTATTCCACATTTTAGAGAAATATACGTATAAAACGTGTAAAATTTTAGATAGTTATTTCAAAAACTCTAAAGTTAATTTGTCTTCTAATTTTGAATCAAAACAATAACGAAATTGTTGCTGACTTAAGGGCTATTTAAAAAAGTGCTTGACCTCGCTAAATATAAGTGTTTACTCTaagttttttcttcttttttggaTTACCTACCCCTCCAAGGCGGATAATGGCACCTTCAaggctatcacgtgacttgCCATGCACGTCAAGATAGAAGGCCTGACCGTGCAAGGGTCTGGGTGCGAACAAGAGGTGACGTCTAGCCGGGGTTCTTGTGCGGgctgaagaaaataaaagacCGACATTCAAGCTTTGGGTTTTAAAACTACTACGAACTGTCAAGTTAAGGGAGGCGTATAAATGCTTTGCACTCGGTCCCGAGTTTTTTTAGATAGGCTATATAAAAAGCAACGTTCACCTGCTACTTATTACAAATCATCACTACTGTGAGGTTATCATTCTCGGCTGCAAAAGCGCCGGTAAACATAGCAGCATTTTGTGATAGGGGACAGAAGAAGAGTTTACTCACTCGTGGCAGTTTTCCGTTGAGAATTACCAGAATCATAAATGCCTTCACCCTGAGAACAACTATTTCTCCAAGAGAACTGTAAGATTCACATCTCATCGCGCATGAATTTCACTTGGAGAATGTTAAAACTCGCATCTATTTGCCTATAATCAAATCGGCTCTATTTGCCTATTCATTTCGGGCGCGATTATTTCCCCTGAAAAACTATTGATATCATATCTTCACGCACGACTGTTTCCCATCGAGAACGGTGGTAAGAATCTATCATCTGTTTCGCGCGTGACCATTTCCCTCAGAAAATTGCAAGAATCCCATCCCTTTTCGCATGATTTTCCCTCCAAAAGGAATGCATAACATCTCTCACCTGATTGGCGGGATCCCGAGCTCAAGCGAACACGTGACGAAGGCATGATGAACCTCGAGATGTTACTTCGCACGCGCGCTTTAAGAATTTTAGCAGCAGCgtgattatgacgtcattaagtGAGTGATGAAGCACTTACTGTCACTTCCCTTTTCTCCTATTGTCATTCCATTTCATCACTGCATCAGACTTGATATTTCCCCGCGAAATGtagcaacaaaatgtaatactTCAAAATTTAATACCTTTTACCACAAAATGCAAAATCCTTTTGAAATACTTTAACATGTTTCCACAGATGAATATCCATACCTTTTTCTACacctattttaataaaagccgACTAAAAGTGGAAATTATGTTTGCCTTATAccaatggtaaaaaaaaaactagttttGTACCCGCTCATAACATTGAGTGCAGCCGATGGTGCAGCTTAACAAAATTTCTAGTAAAGAAATGATTCTCAGTTACTTATTAATTGCCCTTATCAGATGTGTTGGCTAAGCAATGAGTCTCATCTTAAATTCGCTCATGGTGAGCTACTGTTGtaactatattttttttccgggttcctgccttgattcgaatttgtgtcacaagtgagttgaagttattatcccgtgtttccagtcttctcggataaggacactaaaccggaggtcccgtctcttcaacctgcactacactaacctgatgaaccgaagggacgtaaaagaaccactgaaacgcaataaaccctctggcagtgagcACCCcaagtgacagtgcttactaaccgagggccatatgttagaaagctttatattcggttaaatatgttaCCCTTGATAAACAACGAttaaactgaaactgaaatTTGTGCAATATAGACGAACCTAATGGACCAAATTCATTGTAAGTATATTTTTGGTGAATACCCTCAATGCGTGGTAGTGTCTTTAATAGCTCCTTCTTCTGTTAGTGCTATCGGAAGATTCTCCTCCCCTTCCACCCCACACAAACACCAGAGACTAATCTGGACCAGACAAGATAAATGAAGAACTTGTATTCAATTGATAAATTCcatgttattacatttgcggGCAACTTCTTATTACAATTGTGGGCATTTTTTCTACAACAGCCTCCAATAACCTGAAAAACATGTCCAGACCCAGTACTGGTCCTAGTGTATGGTGTGCCATATGGTGGACCATATGGTATGCCTGTGGTGGCCATAGGAGAGGTCGCCGTGCTTCCAGATGGACCTGGAAGTGCAGTGATCGCGATAGCGACTGTCTGCGGCCTCACAGCGATCACGGACCGTACAGAACTGTCACAAGCCAAGTGGACCATATGGTGGACCATATGGTATGCCTGTGGTGGCCATAGGAGAGGTCTCCTTGCTTCCAGATGGACCTGGACGTTCGTGCAGTATCGCGATAGCCGTACAGAACTGCCACAAGCCAAGTGGGCATTTGCTGAGGTATGACCTCTTATTTGAAGTGACAAACGTCTGTGATAAGGAGGGCAAAAAAGTTTTGGTCTTTGGAGTATGCCCGTTTTGTGATTGATCGCGGGTATTTGTACTAgggtggggagggttgggcaaTTAAAAACAATTCTAGTCATAGTGTTGAGGAGTATGAAAACGCAAAACCTCTGCATGTGCTGGGTGCCTGGGATGATCTAGCCGGTGTGAACTGGTTATTGAGTACAGAGTCTGCGCGCCTTGTGCGCTTTTATGCTTTTTCTTCGTCAAGGATGATCTGCGTGCGAGTAGAGCTCTGTGCACACTACAACAGTAAGTACCCCGTGGCCAATCACCATGCGAGTAGAGGTCTGTGCACACGACAAGAGTAAGTACCGCGTGGCCAATCACCATGCGAGTAGAGGTCTGTGCACACTACAACAGTAAGTACCGCGTGGCCAATCACCATGCGAGTAGAGGTCTGTGCACACTACAACAGTAAGTACCGCGTGGCCAATCGCCATGCGAGTAGAGGTCTGTGCACACGACAAGAGTAAGTACCGCGTGGCCAATCACCATGCGAGTAGAGGTCTGTGCACACTACAACAGTAAGTACCGCGTGGCCAATCGCCATGCGAGTAGAGGTCTGTGCACACGGCAAGAGTAAGTACCGCGTGGCTAATCACCATGCGAGTAGAGACCTATGTCGCCCGAAGACAGGTTCTCCACtagggttctggattccggatcctagtgtgtggattccggattccagtagcatggattccggattccaagtctcattttttcatggattcagGATtgcctgtcatggggcgaccTATGCATACGACAACAGTGAGTGCCGCGTGTCTGGGATGGACCACTTGTCCCGTTATATCATAGCCGTAATGCGAATGAAGCTTAAATGTAGATGGTAACAATAAGTATCGCGTGTCTGGTTCCGTTAGTTTCCGCGTTTTCCTAGTTCTTAATGAGCAAAGAAGCCACAATTTCGTAAGTCGCACTAATCTAGtctgaaataataaaatgggCGTCGCCGACCGGTTCTCAAATAACCCTTCAGCAGCTAACCTGAAGGTTAATCAATTTTATTTCCGCTATTCATGCTTACCCTTTAAAATATGCTGAAAAGACAGGCGATCCTGTTTTCTGACTATCTTAAATAAATAGTGGCTAAAACTAAGGAAAGAAAGACAACACGATTCCTGACAATGTGGTAAAGTATAGGCTAAAACTAAGGAAAGAAAGACAACACGATTCCTGACAATAGATAGGTGGTTTATTTTCCATTTCATTTTCTAATTAATCAATACATTTTACAtcattaaataaaatgaaatgaagGGAAGGCTATGAAGCTCCTTGAAGCTTTTCTAGTAGCCTCCCTGGGTAAATATTAATAGAACTAATTTACAATCAGGTTGCATGTAGCATCAAACTAGCTTTCTGTATTTTTGGTTTTACATTGAAGAGTAAATGTGGTGAAGTATATCGGGTATAGAATTACTTTTATTGGCTAGGCTATCGAAGGGGTACATCGGGGGGGGAGGAGTACGTCGACAAAATGAATAGGGGGGGTAGAAATCTAGAATAACCGACCAATTTTTCACATTTCACGTATCATTTAATTTCTAAAATGGCGAGATCGAGATATCTACTAGGCAAAACAACACACTGATTGAATGGTATTTAGGCCAGATATATCTCGTTTCACGAAGTTTGGAAATCACGATTCAATATGCAAAATGATTTCTTTGTCTAACGGTTAACGAAGATATGCGATTTTACGCCGATTCAAAGCCTCAATTTCTCTATTCTCACGAATAAGTCTAATCCCGGATCATGGAGAATTCTATTGCCCTCTTAGACACGCCTTCATTCTTTTTGCCTCGCCTTgttttttcgcgattttgtTCAGCTGTTCTGcgataaaataaataaccgGAGGGTGTAAGCAGTTGTTAGGAGGTTAAGTCACCGCGCGCAAAGACTGAACTTCTCTCTCATCGGCGCAACCCGCCAAATAATCCATATGGGGACAAGGAGAAGGCGCCTGGCTGTCTCCAACAGACTCGGATGCTCGTGTCGGGAGTGAGAGATAAGGAGTAATGCTATACTTCAACAGAGCAGATAAGAATGCCAACTACGCTGTAACAACTAACCTCTCACACGAGTCTTAAACTTCAATTCCGTCATTGAGAAAACAAACGGGTTTTTTATTTGGTTAATTGAAGTATAGACATGATCGTGAAAAGTTCGGTAATTGCGAGCCCCGAATGCCTTGTCGAGTGGCTAGTAAATGAGTTGAACTTGCGCTATTGGGAACAGAGAACTGCAAGATAGATGTAAGTTGTTTTTAGCGGTCTAGGGGGCAGAATAAGCGAGGGTTGGCAATAAAATATGCGATCGAACTTGAGATATCATCGCCCCTAGTTCATACTTGCTTATAAGAGAACTGATAAACCCGTCAGGGGGTGAACCCTTGGTACCTCTGTTTACGCTAGCGCATTATTGCGCGCAAGTCAACATATGCCACTCTCTTAAATGCTTCGTTTAATAAAGTAGTCTCTATCTTAATAAACATGACAACTAACACAACAAACTAATCTGTTTTACAACAATCTCTTGCGCGCGTGAAGACTTGTTTGACTTGTCTACTTTCCCTGAACTCTTATCTTTAATATCCGGTGAAACGTAAGCGATACGCACAGACGAAAATACCATCTATTTCTGTGCGTGGAAGATTTTCGAAGCAAACCACACGCAAAAGTCGAAGAATGAGACAAAATCTAAACAGACTGTTTATTTTACCTTACTACTATCACCCCAATAGTAAATAACTGTTATCacataaaataataaagttttttttttatccgaaATGAGATTTGTCTCTCTTGCGCGTTAAATCTCATAGAAAGTCACTTAATGCATTTTATGCTCTccaaaaaacaatgaaaccTCGTTTTTAAGACAACTTTAATATATTAAGTTTAAATATCATTTACAATATCAGACAAATTAATAACCTAACAGAAGAAACGTCAGAGCCCTGTGATTTCTGGAAATGATATGTACAATAAGCACGCGAGCTTTGACAAAAGTGTTTTTTAGACAACAGGTTTATTCCTACGCACCCAGATACCAGGCCGTAGAGAGTCCAATACTAAAAGCATTTCGAAAAGTTCGGTTCGTTAGAGAACTCGGAACTGCTTATATCGTAACCAATATTGAAAAGGGAGGAACCTCGTTCTGAATATGCTTTGCAATCTACTGTATAAAACTCTTTTTATACcggaaaaaataacaatcgTCTCGCCTACAAAGACCAAGTTATAACTTACTCTGGCACACTAACCACTGCTTATCTCAATTAAATATGTTTTCCATTTTATCTTAAAGGtataattcattttttttttctgttagtCGCGCGCGCTTCGTTACCTGATCGGAAACTTCTGCTTGTAATTTCCCGGTCTGATGTTTTCATTATAGCTATTTAAGTAGAACTCTTATCTATATTATACATATTTATGCACATGTCTTAAGATGGGACGGCGATACTCATTATAAAGATTTCTCCAGTGAGTCATCTGCGTCCTCATCTGGGAAGAGTTCATTAGTTTCGGGTCCAAAATGTCGCGTTGTTATTTGCCACTTGCGAATATGGTGTTCCccctttctcttctttttccGCCCTAGTCGTTCTAGTTCTTGGTCCCTTTTGAATTTAGTCCTTCGATTTTGAAACCAGACTTTTACTTGCGCTTCCGAGAGATCGAGATCTTTGGCGATCTTTTGTCTCTCTTCTCCGACGATATAGTGATTTGCTTGGAAGCGTTTTTCAAGCTTTTTTAGTTGTTCTGCAGAGAAAGCTGTCCGAGCTCGTTTGCGTTTTTGCACATAGGATCCAGAGTCGTCCGAGAAATCGTTCATTTCGCTGTACCCGTACTGATAGGGGTCACCTGAAATAAGGAATATAGGAATTGGTATTAACCGTGTGTGATAGGAAACAATTTTTAATGTCTGATTATAATGTAAGAAAAATGGAGCTTTTTCCCCGGAAAAAACGAAATCGCGGCCCAGTAGCAGAGACCTTCAAGGATATGGGACAGAACGCCAGAACGAAGAAACGCTAGGGTTAGCATGGCGCACGCCAGACCGAAGAAACGCTAGAGTTAGAATGGCGCACGCCAGACCGAAGAAACGCTAGGGTTAGCATGGCGCACGCCAGACCGAAGAAACGCTAGAGTTAGAATGGCGCACGCCAGACCGAAGAAACGCTAGAGTTAGAATGGCGCACGTCAGACCGAAGAAACGCTAGAGTTAAAATGGCGCACGTCAGACCGAAGAAGAAGTCTGTATCTTTTATGATAGCAAATCAATAGCTTCCGTTGGCATCAGTTGGTTTACTCTCGCTTCCTGCCCAGGAAAACCGTTTTATTTCAAGCCAGCAAATACTGCTAGGTCCCGAATAAAATAGAAGACTAATATGGACGTTAAAGTGGATAGTCTCGCACACTATTATACAATATGAAAAAACATTGTGAGCGCGTTGGTACAATTAGCCAATTTAGTCTTCAAATAGCTGTTCGAGAAATCGTTTGTCTCATTCTCACAAataatcatgtttttttaggaaagtCGAGTTTGATAAAAGCAACAACCTCAACAGTTAGTATAGCCGaaacaaaatgacaaaaaaataatggaatCTAGTTTAATATGGCGAGTCAAGAGGGTGCAAATGGCAGTCGATTTTtctaatgaaataaaaaaaaataattgttgaTTTTTAACCTATCTATTGTTGCATTTTTAGCTTGATCCTACAGCTACTCCTTTTTCGCAAGAGACAACAATAGAATATTCAACGCCCAAAAATGCACAAAAAACTAGTATTGCTTCCTTTGAACCAAAAAGACAATAATTGTCCTTAAACTAGGTATATTGTTGGGTTTCCGGTGCTTTGTCAAAGTCCTAAATGTTTTTGAGTTGAAGGAAACCTGACAATTTTGCGGTTTTCCGTCGCTCAAGATTTTCAAAGGGCAAATCTATAATCCGTCTTTGTGTTTTGAGATATCTTTGACATAACCATAGTAGAAGACACTGGCCTTTAAAGAGATTCTCTCATTGTTTCGCTAGAATAAATATTAGAATCTGATACAAAATTACCACAAACAATCAGAACAAGCTATAAGTACTCTGAAAATAGTACActcctataaaaaaaaaattgaatgaaaCCCCGACACGAAGAACATGACAAAATCATAGCTCAAATCTGTTCAATTCTagactttcctttaaaaggttTTTTCCATTAATCGTTGAGAGAAAAGTTCACGAACACTGTCCTTGCGGTAGACTTatatattttggtttgaatttcCCCTTTTTGCGTTGGTTGTTTTCCTTCCTCGCAAAGAGACAAAACAATAACCACTCCAGCCATTTTACAGCcaacacaaacacaaaacTTTGTGTGAGCGAGAAacattaaaagacaaaaggggCGAAGTTTAGTAAAGGAATTCAAGCAAACagcttttttaaagaaatatatGTCACTCATGTTATTTTAGTAGACTTGTCTATGTAAACAGTTCTATGTGGGATCAGTACCGGCGCAAAATAAGCGCTCGCTAAGTCGTGCTCGATCTTCTGTCCGCTGCAATCGTTTAGCCTGGATAATGATTTCTTCGCGATGTTTATAGTAGCCCACATTAGAGGCTTGCAGGGCTAATAGAGCCACGAAGCAATCAATCACGCCAACCTTCCATACAACAGCAATTGAGTTTATTGCCACTGATTAGATTGGTCTGCTCGCCATTAGCTTACCGTTCAAACATCATATCTCGACAGAGTGCCGTAAATTGCGATTTATGTTAGATGTTATCCTTGATGCGCTCGAAACGCTTTCAGAGTGCGCTACGGGAACCCTAAACGCTAAGCGTCAGAGCGCTGTTGTCTCGCGCATTTCAGCGTTAAACTGCGAAAAGGCAGGGGGCAATGCGGGTCGTTCGCGCAAATCCTTTCCAACACCTCCAGCGCGAAGACACACGACCGCAAACTATTACTACTGCGTAAACAAACAACGCCACGCACGCTAAGCAAACAGCAGTAAGAGCTTAAACACATATAAATACACCGAGACAACTATTAACTCCCATTTCTCAGCTTGTTCGGTTTGATACCCAATGAAGAGTTCTAAATGAGTATCCGCGTTCAGGATGGAGTCAGGCTTACCTGGGTGAGGATGGGCGAGAAACGGCACATTCTGACGAGGCCACGGCGGTGGGTTCCATGAGGACTGAAGAGGCTGGCTGCCTCGTGGGTCCGTCATAAAACCCGGAAAACTCGGCATATCGGTAGGATACATCATGTCTTGCAGAGTGCGACCGGAGTGGAAGCTGTTTTGAGATGGTGGAGGACAATACTGTGAACGTGGCGGTGCATTATTCATGCAGCTTTGGTCCTCATAGCAGTGCGATACTAACGCGGGAATACTTAGTCCCGGTCCGCCTTGTAACATTATGTGCGAGATCTAAGGCGCGCAGATGCGACAATGTTACACGTTGCGCCCGAGCGATTTCCAAAGGTCTAAGCTTATAAGAAGTGCAAAGCTGTTCTTCGGGGTGAGATCGCTAGATAGATTCCGATTCAGTGCCGCTGTAAGTAATTAGCCTGTGACAGTTGCTCTGGGAAGTGTTGCCGGTTCGTAGGCGTACAAGGCTTGTCGGCAAAGCCTATTGGTTGATAACGTCCGTGGACGTCGAGTTGTAATGTCATCAAGAACCTCTGATGAGCGAGATATCAGATCCCCTATCCAAGATGGTCTTCTGGCTTGCATGTAAAGTTAATTATATGATCGCATTTCGTCTAGCACTACCAGAAGCATCTGAGCGACCGCTGGCAATTTAGGATGAAGATAAGATAAGAGAAGATTTGTTTGTGGCTCGATGACATGAATGTTAGGCTGTACTCGAGGTTACACAAACAGTGTTGTTATTAAAGTCCCCGGCCTTACCGCTCTGCCTAGGAGTTTATTATAAAGGTTTCTGTCCCGGGTTCTTGACATAGGAACTAGAGTAAAAGGAGCTAAATACCGATAAACGGAGTACGCACGACAAAGCCAGACCACCGGCAACGCGATATTGGGTGTCTATGCGTTAACAGCCACTACGCAGGACAACCAAGTCTGGCATGTTCAACGTAGAACTCGCTGCACGAAGGTGACTGAAAATGCAAAGGGACGATTACTAAACCGGTTTGCGTTGATTATCTAAGATCCGTTATGAAAATCATTAAAGAGTCTTAATATAGATAGAAACGTGATTGAGGAGTACTATTAAAGGTAATAAGTGTGTTTATCCGTTACGTAAATGTCTCCATAAAGTGATCCTTATCAGGTCATTAGAGACGCGAAAATCCGAGATCACTTACACACAATACCCTTTCTGCTATACACAGAAAGAGTGAGTGTAGAGGAGAATGAAGGCAACCGCGATAAGCAAGCCGTCTGATGGCCTGAGAGGTCACACGACGCACCCTGCTCCCCCTTGGGACAGCCGAACTCTTGGAGTGTTCGTCTGGTGCTGATGTCTGAATAGGTAGCGGTCACGACGGTATTTCTATACTGCTgcctgggatacctgtggccAGGACAGTCTGCTTCAAGAGCTTCCTGTTTGCCAGTGGTCAGGACGGCCTCTTgctgcctgggctacctgtggtcagGACGGTCGTCTACTggctgggctacctgtggtcagGACGGTCGGCTGCTgtctgggctacctgtgattagGATGGTCGTCGATTGTGGCGGTcgtcattttgaaaaaaggcTCAGACCCTAACAAAATTTTAGAACATCAAAGGCTTTCCCCGCGCTCGCTCAGGCTCTTTAATTAGACCATGTAATAGGTGAACGACAACCATTGATAAATTACTACCTTAAACCTAACCATGTATCTACATCATGTCTTTCTCATAACCCCCAATGCTACGCAAACTAATAATGAAAATCAGATTTTTGTTCTTTGTAGACTTACGAATGGAACGCGCGCGACAGCGGTCACATGACAATTGCCAAATAAGGCAAGTACAATGCGAGAAACGtaatatttgattgacatgaacTTGTCAGCCAGTGTGAGGGAAATTATGCTCCAGTGCGCACCTACGACGGTGTCAATCAAAACTGCGATTCTCCCATTTAATTGGCTAACCTTAATATTGTACCCATGGTAACCCGCGTTGCAGTTTAAAGGTTTGGATTCTTTTTTTCCCGAATAAAATAGACGACGTGATAAAATATATCAGATTAAACAAATCACGGTATAAGTATAACAGACTATGATGAGAAA contains the following coding sequences:
- the LOC5508626 gene encoding homeobox protein EMX1 encodes the protein MLQGGPGLSIPALVSHCYEDQSCMNNAPPRSQYCPPPSQNSFHSGRTLQDMMYPTDMPSFPGFMTDPRGSQPLQSSWNPPPWPRQNVPFLAHPHPGDPYQYGYSEMNDFSDDSGSYVQKRKRARTAFSAEQLKKLEKRFQANHYIVGEERQKIAKDLDLSEAQVKVWFQNRRTKFKRDQELERLGRKKKRKGEHHIRKWQITTRHFGPETNELFPDEDADDSLEKSL
- the LOC5508609 gene encoding protein DBF4 homolog B, whose amino-acid sequence is MPSSRVRLSSGSRQSARTRTPARRHLLFAPRPLHGQAFYLDVHGKSRDSLEGAIIRLGGSTEKFLGKHVTAVITDKPTAVRRTSPRLKNKPGMSRAQAMVLKARANPATGSTDVINTARAWDLKVISAEDFLKWAESNTSRAGTGKRQASHRVRKLRGAFIKVEDQSRNYRPLFKEMKSWPRLNFDAPPGYGPFDDVTAPKTRAKSSSSEPRQARKCVTRSPRQRAEQARKATRSTGKAGYCEVCDVTYKGVTRHLASKKHRQQAMKSDKYSRVDKLIRSGRTLQEFVQSVRARQHDRRTRSPSKTTSQSVSQTPSSSSRLTRNLGHRHLPSSEHTPTRTVTPLKLRRLQGGYYTVADKRRRSAGRDVTPSKRHHAEHEYDSVLLSPLRIMIRRSARLCEHTGHALEGSAYFTVPAVVGRTSLHEDKIRASTARDIA